A single genomic interval of Fibrobacter sp. UWB13 harbors:
- a CDS encoding putative DNA modification/repair radical SAM protein, giving the protein MDLRDKLNILGDAAKYDVSCSSSGSKRNSPKGGMGCGHSSGICHTWSADGRCISLLKVLFSNACKYDCAYCVNRRSNDIPRATFTPKELINLTLEFYRRNYIEGLFLSSAVIGSPDYTMELLIKVAKELRLVHHFGGYIHLKAIPGASSRLLFEAGLYADRSSVNIEIPSDKQLQYLAPEKNFASIYRPMNFLAERKLEYKTDKSKYSPKFLPAGQSTQMIVGASGETDFQILTLSAGFYKQQQMKRVYFSGYVPINADKRLPVITTKPPLLREHRLYQADWLMRFYKFEYNEILDEKNPFLDPDLDPKVMWALRHPECFPVDLQSADYEMILRVPGIGVRSAQLIVSGRRYSKIRLEHLKKMGVVLKRAKYFIYDSDVPRELHKLYPEMIRPLLIAGKPKNDQLDLFDSMPAALPQPKAAPYTNALSIANN; this is encoded by the coding sequence ATGGATTTACGCGATAAACTGAACATTCTAGGCGATGCCGCCAAGTACGATGTTTCGTGCTCGTCGAGCGGTTCCAAGCGCAATTCGCCAAAAGGCGGAATGGGGTGCGGGCATAGCTCGGGCATTTGCCACACATGGAGCGCCGATGGTCGCTGCATTTCGCTATTGAAAGTGCTGTTCAGTAATGCCTGCAAGTACGATTGTGCTTATTGCGTGAACCGACGCAGTAACGATATCCCACGAGCGACTTTTACGCCCAAAGAACTCATTAACCTCACGTTGGAATTTTACCGCCGCAATTACATTGAAGGGCTTTTCTTGAGCTCGGCCGTGATTGGCTCGCCAGATTACACGATGGAACTGTTAATTAAGGTGGCTAAGGAATTGCGTTTGGTACACCATTTTGGCGGTTACATCCATTTAAAGGCGATCCCCGGCGCAAGTTCTAGGCTTTTGTTCGAGGCCGGGCTTTATGCCGACCGCAGCAGCGTGAATATCGAAATTCCTTCGGACAAGCAGTTGCAATACCTCGCGCCCGAAAAGAATTTTGCATCCATTTACCGCCCGATGAATTTTTTGGCAGAACGCAAGCTTGAATACAAAACGGACAAGTCCAAGTACTCTCCGAAGTTCTTGCCGGCAGGGCAGAGCACGCAGATGATTGTCGGAGCATCGGGGGAGACCGACTTCCAGATTTTGACGCTTTCGGCAGGCTTTTACAAGCAACAGCAAATGAAGCGTGTTTATTTCTCAGGTTATGTACCCATAAATGCGGACAAGCGCTTGCCCGTAATTACCACAAAACCGCCACTTTTACGCGAACACCGGCTTTATCAGGCCGACTGGCTCATGCGTTTTTACAAGTTCGAGTACAACGAGATTCTTGACGAGAAAAATCCGTTCCTGGACCCGGATTTGGATCCGAAAGTGATGTGGGCACTCCGCCATCCGGAATGTTTCCCGGTCGATTTGCAATCCGCCGATTACGAGATGATTTTGCGCGTGCCCGGCATTGGCGTGAGGTCAGCTCAGCTCATTGTCAGTGGAAGGCGTTATTCTAAAATCAGGCTCGAGCATTTAAAGAAAATGGGGGTGGTGCTCAAGCGCGCAAAATACTTCATCTACGATAGCGACGTACCGCGAGAACTCCACAAGCTTTACCCTGAGATGATTCGCCCCTTGCTTATTGCAGGCAAACCCAAGAACGATCAACTCGACCTGTTCGACTCCATGCCCGCAGCGCTGCCACAGCCAAAAGCCGCACCATACACTAACGCTTTGTCAATCGCAAACAACTAA
- a CDS encoding TIGR03915 family putative DNA repair protein, producing MSLAIHYDSTFDGFLSAVFEIYRQHLDVSCFVAERTYEAEREAATDLFAQPFHVETSEDSANRLKRAITKAASKDVLNLLETCFRSEDANIEMNILAYLRKLFAGLDPNYGRNPSSLEMIPLITIARSVRREMDNMYGMVRFNKAPDGMYIAEIEPKYDILEMIVGHFRCRYPNGTWAIIDVKRGFGVYYENYRTHFVTVPDPSYISAHAPPDEFTRMWKSYYDTMAIKERLNPRLLRRCLPVRYWKHLPERSLSNYSAKNIGNVVPPQLPSEVAKSNASASIRLK from the coding sequence ATGTCCCTCGCGATTCATTACGATTCTACTTTCGACGGCTTCTTGAGTGCCGTTTTCGAGATTTACCGCCAACATCTCGATGTTTCTTGCTTTGTCGCCGAACGCACGTACGAAGCGGAACGTGAAGCGGCAACTGACCTTTTCGCGCAACCCTTCCACGTTGAAACGTCTGAAGATTCCGCCAACCGCCTCAAGCGAGCTATTACCAAAGCAGCAAGCAAGGACGTATTGAATTTACTCGAAACGTGTTTCCGTTCCGAAGACGCAAACATCGAGATGAACATTCTTGCGTACTTGCGCAAGCTTTTTGCGGGGCTAGACCCGAATTACGGTCGCAATCCGTCAAGTCTCGAAATGATTCCGCTCATTACCATCGCGCGTTCCGTGCGTCGCGAAATGGACAACATGTACGGAATGGTGCGCTTCAATAAAGCCCCCGATGGTATGTACATCGCTGAAATCGAACCCAAGTACGACATTCTCGAAATGATTGTCGGGCATTTCCGATGCCGTTACCCCAACGGCACATGGGCGATTATTGATGTCAAGCGAGGCTTTGGCGTCTATTACGAGAATTACCGGACACATTTTGTAACGGTTCCTGACCCGAGTTACATTTCGGCGCACGCGCCTCCAGATGAATTTACTCGTATGTGGAAGTCTTACTACGACACGATGGCAATCAAGGAGCGGCTCAACCCGCGCCTTCTTCGACGTTGCCTGCCTGTACGCTACTGGAAACATCTTCCTGAACGTTCGTTATCGAACTACTCGGCGAAAAACATCGGAAATGTAGTGCCGCCGCAACTTCCATCTGAAGTCGCCAAATCAAACGCGTCAGCGTCCATAAGGCTCAAATAG
- a CDS encoding type 1 glutamine amidotransferase, protein METYIFQHVEYEGPGAILPYLQAKGHNVHIVRLYAGDPIPHEDDVDFAILMGGPMSVLDETKYPHFVREKELCCDMVQLGKPLLGICLGAQMIASAFGAAIKKNPEKEIGWFPVTFTGDAVEEMNLPESLDVFHWHGETFDIPELPGIAEPFAFSEACQNQAFKIGSGIALQFHLEATPESMESMLKNGDDEIKAGIAAGFDYVQNPKDIRIAGKTAMGPANELLVKILDYLLEEK, encoded by the coding sequence ATGGAAACCTATATTTTTCAGCATGTTGAATACGAAGGTCCGGGAGCGATTCTCCCCTACCTGCAGGCCAAGGGGCACAACGTTCATATCGTGCGCCTTTACGCCGGCGACCCCATTCCTCATGAAGACGACGTGGACTTCGCCATCTTGATGGGTGGGCCCATGAGCGTTCTGGACGAAACAAAGTACCCTCATTTTGTTCGCGAAAAAGAACTTTGCTGCGACATGGTGCAGCTGGGCAAGCCCCTTCTGGGAATCTGCCTCGGTGCCCAGATGATCGCAAGCGCCTTTGGCGCGGCCATCAAGAAAAATCCCGAAAAGGAAATCGGCTGGTTCCCCGTCACCTTCACCGGCGATGCAGTCGAAGAAATGAATTTGCCCGAAAGCCTGGACGTTTTCCATTGGCATGGCGAAACCTTTGACATTCCAGAACTACCGGGCATTGCAGAACCATTCGCCTTTAGTGAAGCCTGCCAGAATCAGGCATTCAAAATCGGCAGCGGAATCGCATTGCAGTTCCATCTAGAAGCCACGCCCGAATCCATGGAAAGCATGTTAAAGAACGGCGACGACGAAATCAAGGCAGGCATTGCCGCAGGTTTTGACTACGTTCAAAACCCGAAGGACATCCGCATTGCCGGTAAGACCGCCATGGGCCCCGCCAACGAATTGCTGGTAAAAATCTTGGATTACCTGTTGGAAGAAAAATAA
- a CDS encoding cellulase family glycosylhydrolase — protein MEKIKDMNGSSVKPGFFVQDSFLYSKDNEKVVLRGVNHMFIWTDREGKTIPEIAKTGANCVRIVWNTRGRISDLDNIISLCIANGMIPIPEIHDTTGNWDRLSDALEFWLREETLQMIYNHQEYLILNIGNEPGDKAQSADDFFNAYNIIVTKLRASGVRVPIMIDADEWGQNEKNLLNVGPKLLQADPEHNLIFSIHMWWPTERHNPVATGYETVKDRIKGTLEESLKRKIPLIVGEFAPVAAGGVREIPYKFIMSECERLNIGWLAWSWGPGNFDSPEMDMTVHGSYNTLIGWGKEVAVDSPLGIQNTSVIPNFIQNKDFTTGSQGTGANIIENGEFNAEDPLSGWTTDFWGGKGDVTVKDGVVHFDIKKGGKDSWNLQFKQHFALHKGVTYIFSMRAKADKPRTLNVNIKKDCESYTPYANGRILDLSTSWQNFSWKFTMKEETDVDAVLIFDMGGVPISWNLADVSLVHARSVADRLNRTFQRNVQKNSGYFNAPNGPWELHLYSTDGKLLEILDKGKGGEGMRQYPKIERSGIMVIKDLG, from the coding sequence ATGGAGAAAATTAAAGACATGAACGGCTCATCTGTGAAACCGGGCTTTTTCGTTCAAGATTCTTTTCTGTATAGCAAGGACAACGAAAAGGTTGTTCTTCGTGGTGTAAACCACATGTTTATTTGGACGGATCGTGAAGGCAAGACCATTCCTGAAATTGCAAAGACTGGCGCAAACTGTGTAAGAATTGTTTGGAATACTCGTGGCCGCATCAGCGACCTCGACAACATTATTTCGCTTTGTATTGCCAACGGCATGATTCCTATCCCGGAAATTCATGACACGACCGGTAACTGGGACCGCCTGAGCGACGCCCTTGAATTTTGGCTTCGCGAAGAAACACTCCAGATGATTTACAATCATCAGGAATATTTGATTTTGAACATCGGTAACGAACCGGGCGACAAGGCTCAGAGCGCCGATGACTTTTTCAACGCCTATAACATCATCGTCACAAAGCTCCGCGCCTCTGGTGTGCGTGTGCCGATTATGATCGACGCCGACGAATGGGGCCAGAACGAAAAGAATTTGTTGAACGTGGGCCCAAAGCTTTTGCAGGCAGACCCCGAACACAACTTGATTTTCTCGATTCACATGTGGTGGCCGACCGAACGCCACAATCCGGTGGCAACAGGCTACGAAACCGTCAAGGACCGCATCAAGGGTACGCTCGAAGAATCCCTCAAGCGTAAGATTCCCCTGATTGTCGGTGAATTTGCTCCGGTGGCTGCAGGCGGTGTTCGTGAAATTCCGTACAAGTTTATCATGTCGGAATGCGAACGCTTGAACATCGGCTGGCTCGCATGGAGCTGGGGCCCGGGTAACTTCGACAGTCCAGAAATGGATATGACGGTTCACGGCTCCTACAACACGCTTATTGGCTGGGGCAAGGAAGTCGCTGTCGATAGTCCTCTCGGCATCCAGAACACAAGCGTGATTCCAAACTTTATCCAGAATAAGGATTTCACAACCGGTTCTCAGGGAACTGGCGCGAACATCATCGAAAACGGTGAATTCAACGCCGAAGATCCGCTTTCTGGCTGGACGACCGACTTCTGGGGTGGAAAGGGCGATGTCACCGTCAAGGATGGCGTTGTGCATTTCGACATCAAGAAGGGCGGCAAGGATTCCTGGAATCTCCAGTTCAAGCAGCATTTCGCGCTCCACAAGGGTGTAACGTACATCTTTAGCATGCGCGCCAAGGCTGACAAGCCGCGTACGCTCAACGTGAACATCAAGAAGGACTGCGAAAGCTATACACCGTATGCAAACGGCCGTATTCTCGACTTGAGCACGAGCTGGCAGAACTTCAGCTGGAAATTCACGATGAAGGAAGAAACCGATGTCGATGCTGTACTCATATTCGACATGGGTGGCGTGCCGATATCCTGGAATCTCGCCGATGTTTCGCTCGTTCATGCCCGCAGCGTCGCCGACCGCTTGAATAGAACGTTCCAGCGCAACGTGCAAAAGAACTCCGGTTACTTCAACGCACCGAACGGCCCGTGGGAACTGCACCTGTACTCCACAGATGGCAAACTCCTCGAGATTCTCGACAAGGGTAAGGGCGGGGAAGGCATGCGTCAATACCCGAAGATCGAACGCAGCGG